The Papaver somniferum cultivar HN1 chromosome 6, ASM357369v1, whole genome shotgun sequence genome segment tcctcaagggtctttacgtttacatcttatgcgagaattacatggcagtggtcttggtggtcattttgggagagataaaaccattgccctgattgaagaaagatatttctggccatctttgaaacgtgatgtacaaaagttcgtacaaaaatgcatggtctgtcagagagcaaagggtacaattcaaaataccgggttgtatactcctttaccagttcctgatgcaccttgggttgatataagtatggattttatacttggtttacctcgtactgctagaggtaatgattctgttatggtcgtagttgatcgttactctaaaatggctcacttcgtggcttgtaagaaatcaactgacgcttctaatgttgcttctttgttctttaaagaagtaagattgcatggggttccaaagtctatcacttctgacagagataccaaatttttgagttatttctggaaaagtttatggatgcgcttaggcacagttttacaattcagcacaacttcacatccgcaaactgatggacagactgaggttgttaatagatcacttgggaatttgattagagctaagtgcctggataattgtaagcagtgggatgtgttattgccacatatggaattcgctttcaacacttctgtgaatcgttctactgggaaaactccatttgagattgtgtactctaaagtacctaatcatactcttgatttggtagccttacccaccacacagagtacaaacactgcagccgactcttttgtagacaaagcaactgaattacataatgaagtaaaatctaaactggagaagtccaattctaaatataaagaggatgctgataaacacaagaggtttaaaaccttcaaggaaggggagctcgtaatgatacatctaagaaaagagagatttccagtgggtacttataacaaaaccaagatgaagaaatatggtcctttcaaggttttaaagaagatcaatgataatgcttatgttattgatctaccaaatgattggaatatctccaacacatttaatgttcaagagatttttacgtttcatggtgacaatgaacttctggtttgtttggacaactcgaggacgagctttactctagaaggggggactgatgcagggcatactacaattccagaagattccgcttagaggtttggcttccatggtttcctagtttcagtctttcttatttttaggattcttttagatttccttttagttttctgtttcctagtttagttattcttcaagcctatataaaggctagattaagtcttgtaagatctatctattactcaatcaaattattaaacacaaaacttatctttctcttcttgctttaattctcttctcttcttgcttatagcaatctagtattgctttcttttaccttgttccacattatcATGTTGAATCTGTATTGTAACTTGATCGTTTGGAATCAACCATTTTTCAGGAAAATCAAATTGGACGATttttagagaattttttttttctgagtttGATGGAAGTTGtatatgaaaaagaagaagagaagattaatagttttttatgtttttaattgTAGGGTTATCTGATTAAGTAATAGGATTAATTACTTTAAGGGTATTAAAGTAAACTCACTCGTATTTGTATTTGGCCTTCCCTTAGTAAGGGCATTAGGTCCATTTAAATCGGGATAtacccaatttagccaggtattTTTACGTGGGAAAATGCTAATTAGCTAATTTGAAGACCAACCAACAGAGATTTAATTCATTCCAAATACTAGAGTCTAGATAGAGAGGTAATCTCTACCAAGATAGCAATTGTGTAGCTGCTTATGGCTGCTTATGTTGACTTTTGAATTAAGTCGAAAACCAATTGGAACTCCAAAGATTGCATGGTCATGTCCGAAATCAGTACGGTAAAGTAGCAAAATCAAAGAATTTCACTTACTAGAAGATCAAGTAAGGTAAGTTATCAAATTACTCATCAGATTTTAATTTTCCCTAGAATTTCTGATCAAGAACTTACCAAGTTTAGGTCTTAAAAGTTTAGGTTTGTGTTGACGTGACAACTAATTATGTTAATTTAGGTTAGTTACTACATTTAGATAACTAACGAGATTTGTATTGATTTTAATGAATGGTAATTTGGGGTATAAAATCCTATCTTAGAGCAATTTTAGTGTTGAAGTTCTGAATTCCCAAATTGTTATCCAAAATATAGCTTTTTATTTGGAAATTTTGTTGTGTGACGTAATGGGAGATCCATTTTTATCCAACAATGTAGTTTAAAACTACATTTGTGTGTAAAAGTAATCTTGAACTACTTCTAACTGAAACTCATTTTATAACTACTTCTAACTGAAACGTAATTACTGATACCGTGTGAGGTTAGACGGTTTTTATAAATACgttttattaaatgtttttaaAAATTATATTTGTAAATTTAAACTAATTGCATTTCCACGCATTTATAAAATGAATCCAGTGGGAGACGTAGTTTTTACAACCATTTACTTAAACGTACTTTTGTAAACCGTCCACATCGGAGTTAATTAAAAATGCGTTTGAGGTGAGACGGTTTTTATAACAACGTGATGCTATATTTAGGAATTGCCAAATTGAGTTCTCAAATATAGAAACTGAATTTGGCAATATGACATTTTGACAACAAATTTAACTTTTGACAATCAACAGTACGCTTCGTTTTGTTGCCATATATGACTTTTGGCAACAACGCTGCCGTTGCTCTAAATTTATTAAAAACAGTAAAAATGATAGACAAATGTCTATTTCTTATTGGTCCCCGTGCCCCCTTCAAAATTTACCCCCATCAAAAATTTCTCCTCATATACGAGCAAAACAAAATGAGCCATCTTTTTTTATGGTAATCTTACCTTGTGTCAGTAGCAGAACTGAACGGTATGTTGTTTTCTGAGCTTCAGCTCGTAATCATCAGTTTACTAAATGGATGAAGAAAATGCAAATAAGAAATGCAAAAATATGCCTCAGGCTCTTATAAGAGAATTATAAGTTGCGCTACAAAGTTTGTATATGACTCGCCTCTAAGAGATCAAAGTTTATGACATCTATAACATCCAAAATTACAGAAATCTTTGTGCGGAGCTGAAGTAACTGAAATGGGTACAGTTTAGGTTTGTAAAACAGATGAAAAGAATTGGAACCCATTTTGATATATCGTGTATACAGTGAAGTAATGAAGCTGAACTGATGACATGTTTGAACTTTCCAACACAAAGAATCAGAAAGAAAATTGGTATTTAGGATAAGTAAGAAAAACTAGTACTTACAAACTAGGGAGAGCTGTTTGAGTAATCGCAGGCGCAGTGGGAACAGTAGTGGGTGATTTATCATCTGTCCAGTTTGTCTCTCCCCAGTGCCATAGCATACTTTCCCAAAAGCAGAAATCTTCAAAACAGGTCTTTAATCTTTCATCTGTTATCGTTATGTTCCAATGTCTATCAGTGAAATTTCCTTTCTCAGCTTGGCGGCGATCCCACTCTAGCCCTGCCTTTTGCTTCGATCTAAGCAAACAGaacttctgcaagttttctggCATGGCATCGTGAACCTTCCACCATGTTTTATGTGCAACATCACTGGCAAACTCTTGTAATATGTCGACGTTCCAGTTACAGTCATAGTCTCGGAAACATAGCCAAGGCTTTAGACCAAGATAATGCAGAACATAAAGGACAGGTGGGTCAGCTCCAAATAATGTAGTTTTCATTACTTTCTTCTCTTCCTCATCACCTTCCCAGAAGTGCTTCAAGAAGTTCATGTGTTTCGGGATTCGGTGCCACCATGTAAAGATTTCGTTCAAATAACCTTGGTCTCCGCCATTGTAGGACTCGATCTCGTTGATGTGATCCATTAATAGTTGGAACGTGCAATTTGACGGCTCTATTACCATTACACCAGAATTGAAAAGTGTTGCATTGTTTCCCGTTGCAGTAATCTCTGGCATACCAAATAGGAAATCAATGTTCCTAAGGATGAGCAAATCTGCATCGATGAATATAATCTTATCATAATCTGTTAACTGCCATAATCGAAACTTGCTGTAGTTCCACTCATTGTAGGCATTTTCTTCAGCTTTAGGATTCCTGATCCTCTCGATTGTTCGAATTTTCCAACCAGCAGCCGCAAGACCACTCCTGTGGTATTCGCTTATAGTGTCATCAACAAGTATGACAAAATCCCTTGTGGAACCCACCATGCGGATACTCTGGGCGGCAGCAATGGCACCACAGACATATACGTGAGCTGAATGGAGAATCGTAGCGTATGCTTCACGATGTGGAGTTCCAGAGTAACCCCTCTCTGTTTTTATGGGTCAAATCAGATCATTTAGCACTTGTTAATTTTGAATAAATAACTTCAGAGctctaaatatgtgttgacaAATATATCATGAGCTTAAAAGAACTTAACTTTTGTTGAGGATATCCATAGGACATCCACACCCAAAACCACCACTTGTAGACCCCCTCAGGGCCCCTATATATTTAGATTGAAAGGAAATAACTAGAGAAAAAGAGTCTAACCTTTTGCTTTTACTGGCAGTGAAAGCTCACAAGACCCAATTGGGAGCTGAAGCTTTTGGTTCAACGTATCTAACTTGGGATTGTATAACCATGCATTTCCTTGACGTGTAACAAGCTCCTTGCAGGTAAAGAGGTTGGGCAATGGAAAACAATCGGTCACGAAGAGAACAGGAACAGGACGATCTTTTTTAGCAGAGGCAGAAATCCTTGCAGCTGCAAGCTGCAAATGCAAACGGGCGACATCTCTTGACCAGTTGTGCGCTGACTTACGGCATGGAAGCTTGACGGCAATAAGATCAATATCAGAATTTTTGTAGTTCTTGGGTCTTGGCAGAGATGGGCAAACGGGAACTTCAGATTCTTCTTCCTCGTCAATCCATTCGGGATACAAGGACTCCCAAGTTACATCCTTTCCAGCAGAATCCAAGTGAAGAACAACATGCTTAGAATTTGGCACCTCTTCTCTCCAACGACCAATCTCACTTTCATTAAAGTTCAATAAACCTATCTTGTCTTGTCCCTCTGTAAGTTTAGAGAGCGATTCTGAAATGTCAACCCAATTAATGTCTAAATCTGATATGTAGCGTGCATCTGCAGATGGCCTCTCCCATAACCATCTGTCCACAAAGCTTGGTCTGCAAGTGAAAAGCATTTATCAGGGGAATAACTATACAAAGGATCTTTTGCATCTACTGATTCTGTACATAGCATTTTCTGAAGATTTAAATTGGAACCGGTCAGTGCACTAAGGCAGATTTAAACATGTGAATGGCAAGCAGTAGACATGCACTTAAGGTTGACAGTATAACATAATGGATGATCTTAACATCCTAATGTGGAACACAATCAGATGACCAAAACATGTTTTTGATAGTCCTGCAAACAAGTAGGTCTATCCGGGACTTTCTCAGCTCCATGCTGTCATGTCAAGTGACACTCAACAAGCATTGGCCTTTGTACATTAAAACGACATATTGGTAAAATCCTGGGGGATGGGATGGTGTGAGTGTCTGAGATACCAAAACATATGGCCAAAAATGGCAAGTAGGTATGATAAATAGAAACTTGCCTCGAATCTTGTTCATTGTGGGACACCGTCGGAGAGTGGAGAAGTGTTAGGAAAGTCCCGCATACAATAATCAATAGGACAAGCTTCAGTGTAGAAATTTTGCATTTTGAACTTTTTTCTTGTGTATATGTCTGATATGGCTTCTCAACTTCTTTAGAACTTTTACTTCTTAGGAACCTTCTCTTATTGTTCGAATCCTCACTGAAACAGAAAGTATGTCAAACACAAATTAGTTTATACTTCTTTCTTACTTTTCCCTTTGGTTGGTAAAGCATATGCAATAGAATAAGCAAAGGAGCGAGGTCAGCAGAAGTTTTTCTACGCATAGCTGCACATGGTTGGTTAGATGACTTTTTTCATACAATAATGGAACAATCAAAATAAACTATGATAAACATGGCCAAGTCACCTGGAAAAACCTGAACATAGGAAAACCTAACCCAATTCATTATACAATACACAATTGGATTTAGAGAACCAATAAAAGAATTTGTTAATGGGTCTTCAGATTACTAAGACACCAAAATGACTTCTTCATCACAAATTCACAACTACTTGCATTCTGCAAGCTTATAAGACATACTACATATACTACCTCCTTTCAGTAGATGTTGGGGCATGTCAAAAGCTACAATACTCTATCGAATAACTACGGAGAACACATCACGGATTCATATGTTAATATAGATTGTAGGTTATGCATCCATCCCTCTCCAATGCTAGTTTCGCTGTCTACGTGGCTGGGCCAAGTATCCAATAGTGAAGTAA includes the following:
- the LOC113288420 gene encoding putative UDP-glucuronate:xylan alpha-glucuronosyltransferase 3 produces the protein MRGSMGNHSPNPMEHRLRLSGSFEDSNNKRRFLRSKSSKEVEKPYQTYTQEKSSKCKISTLKLVLLIIVCGTFLTLLHSPTVSHNEQDSRPSFVDRWLWERPSADARYISDLDINWVDISESLSKLTEGQDKIGLLNFNESEIGRWREEVPNSKHVVLHLDSAGKDVTWESLYPEWIDEEEESEVPVCPSLPRPKNYKNSDIDLIAVKLPCRKSAHNWSRDVARLHLQLAAARISASAKKDRPVPVLFVTDCFPLPNLFTCKELVTRQGNAWLYNPKLDTLNQKLQLPIGSCELSLPVKAKERGYSGTPHREAYATILHSAHVYVCGAIAAAQSIRMVGSTRDFVILVDDTISEYHRSGLAAAGWKIRTIERIRNPKAEENAYNEWNYSKFRLWQLTDYDKIIFIDADLLILRNIDFLFGMPEITATGNNATLFNSGVMVIEPSNCTFQLLMDHINEIESYNGGDQGYLNEIFTWWHRIPKHMNFLKHFWEGDEEEKKVMKTTLFGADPPVLYVLHYLGLKPWLCFRDYDCNWNVDILQEFASDVAHKTWWKVHDAMPENLQKFCLLRSKQKAGLEWDRRQAEKGNFTDRHWNITITDERLKTCFEDFCFWESMLWHWGETNWTDDKSPTTVPTAPAITQTALPSL